GATTGGTTACTTTCTATTGAATTGTATGAATTGGCGAAGCAAAGTAATGATGCTGAATTCTCGGAAGCCATCCTTAAACATTTAGAGGAGGTGAAACTAAATAATCCAAAACTGGGGCATTTAATTGATGACGGGTTAGCCCTTGTAGACCAAAGTTTAGTTGCGACGGTGTAATCTGGTTTTATCCCTTTAGTAAAGCAGGAAAATTCTCTTTGACGATTTCACCATCGTACTCCAATGACCAGCCCATGGCCGAAGTCAATATATAGAATTTAGAAAGCTCACTTAACAAGCGATTTTCGGCATTGGTTTTTAAAGTTGATTTTTCTATTTTCTGCAATAAAGAGGAACGAATATTTCTTTTAATTTTATTGTAATCCTCAGCATCAAACTGGTTTAAGAAATCGGCTGAAACGTCATAATATTCGAAATCAGGATTCAGTTTTATTTCGGGCTCCGGAATACTATTTATTTTTAAAGTTTTGGTCGCTTCATCTATGGTGAAGTCTATTTTACGTAAATCATAGGCTACCGTAACTTCAGCATTAACCACTACTAGGGCTTTTTTTTCTGCGGTAATCAAGGGTCCGAAAAGGGCTTTAGAATCTTTATAGGTATACACTTCTGAAAAATGACCTTCAGTGACAATGAGTTTAGATACATTGTTAATTTGCTCTTGAATCAGCATCGAGTTTTCTTTTAAAATCGATTTCTGATCCGTAGTTTCTGTACAAGACCTAAAAATAAAAACGATGGCTAAAGTAACTATGGCACCAAATAAAACTTTTTTCATACAAAAACCTGATTTTCAAAATCAAAATGTTTGTCAAAAGTATTGCTTTTTTAATCTAATTTCTTAAATAAGATTTGTTCTTTTCGCCTTTTGTACGGCTTCTAATTTTGAATGTACCTGAAGTTTTGTGTATAAATTTTCTATATGCTTCCGAACTGTACTAGGCGACACAAACAAATTTTCTGCAATTTTGGTATAACTAAGCCCCTTACTTAATTGCACCAAGACCTCGCTTTCTCTAGGAGTCAGCCCTACTTGTTCTTCCTCTGTTTTAGCCTCAAATGACATGGGATTTCGCAATAGTTTCAAGGTTTTCATGGCAATAGCTGGAGTCATGGCTGCACCATCGTTTAGGGTGTCTACAATACCCTGGTATAATTGGTCTGGCGGCACATCTTTTAATAAATACCCATCAGCTCCTGCTTTAATAGCATTGAATATGTTTTCATCAGTATCAAAAACTGTTAGCATGACAATTTTTAGCTGTGGATACTTATTTTTTATTTTTTCAGTGGCTTCCACTCCGTTTAAATTTGGCATTTCGATATCCATTAAAATAAGATCTAAACGAGGGTCAATTTCAAGTTTTTCTAAACATTGCAAACCGTCTATAGCCTTCCATTTAATACACACATCCTTAAAAAAAGCTAGTTTATCCTCCACTGCTTTCATTAAAAATGAATTATCATCTACTATTGCTATTCTAATTTTCATTGGAAACTTTTATAGGTATTTTGAAAAGTAACAGCGTACCCTTATCTGTTTTAGATCTTATTTCTAAGTCACTCTTCAGGTCTACTAGTCTTCGTTTTATATTTAAAATTCCGTTTCCTAATGGTACCTGCTTAAGATCAAAACCAATACCGTTATCTTTTATTTCTACATGAAAAAAATTCATCGATTTATGAATATAAATCTTAATTATTTTGTCTTGCTTTTTTGAATTCAAAAAGGCATATTTTAGTGCATTATGTATCCCTTCTTGTATGATGCGATACAGATGAATACCTTCTTCTGCTGATAAGGTATAATTCGCTTCTATATCAGAATCTACCACAAAATCGAATACTATTTCTTCAGATGCTTGGTCCGCTGTAGTGATAAATTGTGAAATCCTAGTTTGTAAATCTTCAAAAGTGATGCTTTCTTTATTCATGGCCCAAATGGTATCTCTAAGCTCATTTATGGTGGTTTTAGCAAACAAAGCTAATTCTTCCAATTTAGCTTTTACTTTTGATTCCGCATCTTTTAACCCATAGGCTAAGGTGCCTAGAGACGAGGTCATAAAGGTGAGCTGACTCCCGATATTATCATGTAAATCCCTGGAAATTCTCAAGCGTTGTTCTTGCAGTTGGTTTTGAGTTTCTATGTGTAATAGGGCAGTTTTTAACTCATTCTCTTTTTGCAATTGTTGATTTTTTAAGCCTTGTTTTCCATAAAATAAATACCCAATTAATCCCATTAAAAAGCTAAGGGCAATGGCAGCATACAACAAATTGTTCTTTAGTTGTAGTGCCAACTCACTTTTATCGATTTGCAAGCGCTGTTGAATAATTTCTTTTTCCTTTTTTTCTGCTTGGTATTTTGATTCTAAGGCTAGCATAGTCTTTGCTTTTTCGAGCTGATATACTTCCTCCTTTTTTAAAACATACTCCTGTAAGCTTTGGTATGCCAAGACATGTTCTCCTTTTAAACTGTAGACTTCTGATAGTAATTTCAATCCATTTACTTCAAACTCTTTAAACTGATTTTCTTTAGCCTTTTTAAGTGCCCATTGTAATTCGGTTATGGCAACAGAATACCGGTGAAAGTGTAGTTGATTTTTGGCATAACCAATTCTCGTGTTTGTTAATTCATAGTCATTTTCGTCAGATTCGAAGAGCTGAATTGCAGTTCTGTAGGTCTTTTCAGCATGGATAGCGTCACCCAAACTATCTTGTGCCACGGCAATATTATTCAACATGTAAGGCACATACCGATGATATCCCAATTTTTTATAGCCAGCCATTGCATTTTCGGCATATAAAATTGCTTCATCAAACTTTTTTAGTCGCAATAACACAGCACCAATATTACCCGTCGTTACCGTAATGCCAAATAGATTATC
The sequence above is drawn from the Cellulophaga sp. Hel_I_12 genome and encodes:
- a CDS encoding response regulator transcription factor, which produces MKIRIAIVDDNSFLMKAVEDKLAFFKDVCIKWKAIDGLQCLEKLEIDPRLDLILMDIEMPNLNGVEATEKIKNKYPQLKIVMLTVFDTDENIFNAIKAGADGYLLKDVPPDQLYQGIVDTLNDGAAMTPAIAMKTLKLLRNPMSFEAKTEEEQVGLTPRESEVLVQLSKGLSYTKIAENLFVSPSTVRKHIENLYTKLQVHSKLEAVQKAKRTNLI
- a CDS encoding tetratricopeptide repeat-containing sensor histidine kinase, whose product is MHRILFLFLVLFSLVKINAQQAELDSLLLISKTQKEKALIGTLNEISWHYRNIQVDSALWYAKKALVEVEKVEDKRLKASVYHSMASAFQALAVYDSARYYHQKSIAINSLLGDSIALANTYNNLGIIHDEIANFDTALQYYFQALKIYENQTKDSDLAPMVLSNIGIVYKKQGEYQKVLDYYQQALASYKKSDNLFGITVTTGNIGAVLLRLKKFDEAILYAENAMAGYKKLGYHRYVPYMLNNIAVAQDSLGDAIHAEKTYRTAIQLFESDENDYELTNTRIGYAKNQLHFHRYSVAITELQWALKKAKENQFKEFEVNGLKLLSEVYSLKGEHVLAYQSLQEYVLKKEEVYQLEKAKTMLALESKYQAEKKEKEIIQQRLQIDKSELALQLKNNLLYAAIALSFLMGLIGYLFYGKQGLKNQQLQKENELKTALLHIETQNQLQEQRLRISRDLHDNIGSQLTFMTSSLGTLAYGLKDAESKVKAKLEELALFAKTTINELRDTIWAMNKESITFEDLQTRISQFITTADQASEEIVFDFVVDSDIEANYTLSAEEGIHLYRIIQEGIHNALKYAFLNSKKQDKIIKIYIHKSMNFFHVEIKDNGIGFDLKQVPLGNGILNIKRRLVDLKSDLEIRSKTDKGTLLLFKIPIKVSNEN
- a CDS encoding DUF4230 domain-containing protein → MKKVLFGAIVTLAIVFIFRSCTETTDQKSILKENSMLIQEQINNVSKLIVTEGHFSEVYTYKDSKALFGPLITAEKKALVVVNAEVTVAYDLRKIDFTIDEATKTLKINSIPEPEIKLNPDFEYYDVSADFLNQFDAEDYNKIKRNIRSSLLQKIEKSTLKTNAENRLLSELSKFYILTSAMGWSLEYDGEIVKENFPALLKG